One genomic segment of Panicum virgatum strain AP13 chromosome 2N, P.virgatum_v5, whole genome shotgun sequence includes these proteins:
- the LOC120660216 gene encoding uncharacterized protein LOC120660216 isoform X2: MADDFTAGAGVGDRIEDVVRAEERRPKPKISTLRKSVIVLLALDNKYLKGSCASLIEKYQLHILQKMLRFDESSNKGFRSFVVFVRNEHVYAKCCPA, translated from the exons ATGGCCGACGACTTCACCGCCGGCGCAGGCGTCGGGGATCGCATCGAGGACGTCGTCCGTGCCGAG GAGAGAAGGCCAAAGCCAAAGATCTCCACACTTAGAAAGAGTGTCATCGTTCTTCTTGCTTTAGACAACAAATATTTGAAAG GAAGCTGTGCTTCATTAATTGAAAAGTACCAGCTCCATATTCTTCAGAAGATGCTGAGGTTTGATGAAAGCAGCAATAAGGGGTTCAGATCTTTTGTTGTTTTTGTGAGAAATGAACATGTGTATGCAAAATGTTGCCCTGCATAG
- the LOC120660216 gene encoding uncharacterized protein LOC120660216 isoform X1, whose translation MADDFTAGAGVGDRIEDVVRAEERRPKPKISTLRKSVIVLLALDNKYLKAPRSTEESCKIFWSPTLTRLNADEATRRVSERAILQDTHTHHSRYSTCEHRTLERRSNAGGSAPAPGEPTTRANARSQDLN comes from the exons ATGGCCGACGACTTCACCGCCGGCGCAGGCGTCGGGGATCGCATCGAGGACGTCGTCCGTGCCGAG GAGAGAAGGCCAAAGCCAAAGATCTCCACACTTAGAAAGAGTGTCATCGTTCTTCTTGCTTTAGACAACAAATATTTGAAAG cacccAGGAGCACTGAGGAGTCATGTAAGATTTTTTGGTCGCCCACGCTGACCAGACTCAATGCCGACGAGGCTACCCGAAGAGTCTCAGAACGCGCCATACTGCAGGACACACACACGCACCACTCACGCTACAGTACCTGTGAGCACCGCACGCTCGAGCGGCGCTCGAATGCGGGCGGGTCCGCTCCGGCACCTGGGGAGCCAACCACCCGTGCTAACGCTCGGTCTCAAGATTTGAACTGA